Genomic segment of Drosophila simulans strain w501 chromosome 2R, Prin_Dsim_3.1, whole genome shotgun sequence:
GTAATTATGGGTAGTCCATTCAACTGTTTTTGGGATCATGTAACAAACAGAGTAATTAAAGCCGTGTTAGTATTTTGTTTCTGGTGATGCAGTTAACATTGATGAGAGGAACTCATGGTGTATGCTTAGAGAACGTGATGTGTGGTTTCGCTTGTGGTAAAAGTAATCAACAGATTTCgttaaactaataataaataaacttagGCGTAACACGTGTGTCCTtaacaatataaacaataaacttttCTCAAActtaaacaacaaatgcatCGGCTGTCGTGGACTTAAATTATCAATTTGGGCTTGGATCTGAACAAACGCACATTCTCattcatatttcataatttgcaATGTTCCCGCGTTTTACATACTTAGGTCGATCGATCGTTTTATAATATTAGTATACATTAAATTCAACATTTATTCGATTAGTTAAATGTGTGGCTCGTGTCGCGTATGTCATGTGCGTGTATTCTGGGTaaatacgtacatacataagtttaaaaatccTCCAATTCTCTGCCCTTCGCACCTGGCAATTGGCTGTTGGGTTAATCTCCTGGCTAGGATTCAGAGTTGTTCAGATTGTTAGTTGGGGAACTGCCCCTCGATCTTGCtgaatttaaatgcttttgaGCTTTAGCCAATTGCCACACTTGCTTAATCGCTCTCGTCTAGGAATCAACGTTAGTAATATTTACTACATAAACATATGTACGTGCATTGTTAATATGTATCTTTTGGATCGGTGCTTAAACGTATTGATATACTCTATCGCTGATCTACTGCCTCGCTATCCTTTCCGGCCAACAACAAGTACTTTAAATAGTTTCcgtaacaaataataaataaaccacTGTGGCCATTAACAATTAGTTATCTGCTCCTCGATCGGTTACTTCTCTCTTGTATGTTGTATCTGATGGGTAGATgctatatacaaaatatagcGAACAAAAGTTACTTGGTTTTGTGGTTAATATTGCACTCGTTTCAAGGAATCCGCATCCTGGTCTAGTTTAGGTTTCGTCTGCGCCGGAAAACCAATGCGAAAATGGATCGGATGCGCCACCAGCGACTTCGTCGCCCCGTGTGAATCTTTTCCGAATTGGAGTCCGTGCCCAGGGCCTTGTGCATTTCCTTGCGCCGAATCTCGCGGACCAGCGTGTAGAATGCCTCGTCGATGTAATGACGCAGTGCAGCCGATGTCTCAAAAAACGGGCAGCCGAACTGGTTGGCCAGATTCCGGCCCTCCTCGGTGGTCACGCGTCGCTGCGACTCCAGGTCCACCTTGTTGGCAATCAGAACCAGCGGAATGTCCTCGGACAGGCGGACACGGGTTATTAGTTTCCTGTACTCGGAGGCCTCCTGGAAGCTGTGGCGGTCGGTGACCGAGTAGCAAATGATGAAACCTTCGCCGCAACGCATGTATTGGTCCCGCATGGCCGTGAACTCCACCTGGCCGGCGGTGTCAAGGATGTCGAGCAGGGCGGCCTCATTGTCGATGACCGCCTGTTGCTGGTAGGAGTCCTCTgcggcgaaaaaaaataaccgGTATACATTTAGTGGGGTTGTGGGGGCTTCGCCTTAGACGCCTTGCGCACCCTGCGCCTTACTCACCAATTGTGGGGTCGTGGTAGTCCAGGAAACTGTGGCTCACGAACTGAAGGGTGACAGCTGTTCGGGTTTCGTCGTCGTTTTCAGAGGGCGTTGGGAGTGGTGGTTGTTGGAGTTTCGTGGGTGTCGGTGGTGCGGGGGTCAAAACAAAGCGTAAAAGAAATTGagataatttattgatttttcgcaGCCCCAATCAAAGTGCGCAGTGATAACTCGGCATTTTCTTTTGGCTAATCCATGGCTAGAGTAGCTCACCTGACTTTCCCACGCCACCGTCGCCGAGGATGACGATCTTGTAGACCCGCAGACCGCCGCGCATATTCTGCGGCGGCACCGGAGGCGGCTTGACCAGGCTCCCGTTGTCCCTGTGGTCGCTGGGCACCCGCATCGAGTCCGTGTCGGCGGCACTGGTGCAGGACCTCAGCTTGCTGGATCGCTTCAGGGCCGCACAGCCGATGGACATGTCGCCGGCCATAATACCGCTGACCTCGCGGATTTAGACCTGGTCCGTGTCGGTCCTAGTCCCGTTCGATCGGATCACACGGAGAACCTCTGCACCGCCGTCGCCAATTGTgtattattttcttgtttttttcttggTCGGGGTTGGTTCTCTTCGAGATGGGCGCGTGACGAAAGTCTCGAACGATACTGGCGACTGCAGTGCGCATGAATTTGAATGCCATGcgatatttaaaataagctaatattataatttttatatttctttactTAAAGTTAATATCTTGAgaacaatacattttaaataaattaattcagTTGTACACGATTGTGATAGCGCATAGACATATAATGTGAAAAATCCACGAGTAACagaaaaaattacatttgtgTTTTCTAAACTGTTGCGTTGCTGAactgtttaaattaaattcaatctATTTGCACAACACGATTTAAAATAACACATAAATAttagaattaaataaatttttaaataataatatgtaagTATATTTTTAGAGAGCTGTTATGAGTTTTCatccaaaacaataaaattgccTTTACTGCCCAGCTGTCATCTCTAGCTTTCATCATTCCCGCCGGATCTGGCAACACCAGTGTcactttataaataattttcccACGGTGCGAGCGGTATTTGCATTTAGTAACGTGCTGTTCGTCGATCCAGATCGCCCGTTTTGCCCGGTCCGctcgaaaaggaaaaacaaacactcTCCGTTGAATTGGCATAGGTTTTAGTGCCTTTAGCGAGCAAAATGTCGGGCGATGTGCAGCCGCGTAAGCGCAAGGATAAGCGCCGAAAACGCGGTAAGTTCCTGTTACGGTACTTTTACTTACCATCATTCTCGAATGGACCGTTATTTGGTGTGAAAATCGGTTTTGTCTCTTCGCCGCCGCCGCGTAGCAAGCAgttcatttcttttattagCATAATAATATTGTCGAGTGcctttaaaaataactttgccctattatataaaattatacatCTCGCCTGTTTTCTGTCGCTATGCGTGTGCCGATCGAgcaggaaaatatatatgcatgacATGTGTGCGGGCGGGGAAGGCGGGAGGTAGACCATAAAGTGGGTATTTCGATCGGGAACCAAAGAAAAAGGGCATTGAATCGGTGTgcaaaaatcgagaaaaaacAAGGAGAGTGGTTTTCCCagatttatttatctttttccAAGGCAAACACAGATGTTTCGTTGTCCCTGGGATATCCTCTTATTGCTATCTCCCTCTGCCACTCTTTCTCTCTATTGCTCTCTTCTCTGCGTTATCTTTCTCTCATTGGAGAATGGAGAGCTCGTCACCTCGTCGGCAAATTAATTCCAATGCAACAGAGATCGAGATTCACATACGTAGATACTAGATACCAGATGATGATGCTTCCGTAAAGATTCTGGGGCCATTACACCCACGGCACCGAAATAAGTAGCCACGATGgtgcatatatgtagatataaaTGTGTAAAGCCATTTAATTTCACTTGGCCAACTGCCCAAGAGCATGACTGGCGGCTTCTTTGTTTATCGTTGCGCATATTTAGGCATAAACAATTCCCCCCGCCCGGCGTCGTCTTATCAGCTTGTAATGCCGGTATAGTATGTCTCATTGTAACTAACTTTTCGTCTAGATGATCGCAAGTCCGAGGGCGATGTGACTGTTCTGCGTCAGTCCAGTTTTCAAGGTAGAGAAATAGATCCCCCCTATATGTAGTTTTCCCAACACACCCCGGAATGCTttgccaaattaattgaatgtCTCGCTCAGTTACTAAATCCAAGTAAAACACTCGAAGGTGGATTCAATTAAACTGCTTGTAATCACatgtgttatttttattattcactATCATGCAAATGTCGGATCTCAGATGACGACGAATCTTCGCACGGCGTTCACATTACAAAGATGGGAAACGATGATCTCCACCTGCATGTGCACCACGATCACGGAACTGGCGGTCACTGGTGCGCCAAGATCATATTCTTCGCCCTGATGGCAGTGCTCCTAAGTTTGGTGGGTCTGATCATCATGGAGAACCGCGGACTGGAGGATCGTAAGTTATAGAATTCTCAGAAATTTGAAATGTACTTAATAACTGTTTATGTCAGTGGACACTCCTCTGTCGGAGTCTAGGTTCTCGAAAGTTTTTGATGGCTGGGTAGACGAACATCGGGATGAGCATGATGGTCACGATGTGCAGGAACCCTCTGGAGAGGCGTTAGATGATCACGATGAACACGACGATCATGATGATCATGAAGAGGAAGGTAtgttaatataaattaatataaactcttataaataaataaaaacgtttCAGAAGAAGAGCCACTCTCAGAAGAATTAGAAGAAGAACTGGAGGAAGAGGAACAGCCAACTGAGGAGGATGAGCCAGCGGCAGATGATGAAGATGAGGAGGATGAAGATGAGGAGAACAATGCGGGTGAAAACATAACTGCCGAGgatgcggaggaggaggaagaggaggaggataACGATGACGAAGGCACCGTAGAGGCAACTGTGGAAGCTACCACTGAAGCCACTACGGAAGCCACTGGCGAATATGAAGCTGAAGAGGATGAAGACGATGAGgatgaagcagcagcagatgatGATGTAGTAGAATCCACTGAAGCTCCGCTGTCGAAAGCTGAGGAGGTATGATCTATAGTTTGTGAAAAGATTGTGTATTtccaaaattaattaattaattccaaattaatgttttatgttCGCAGCAGGAagacgatgatgaggatgaggaagAGCAGGAGATCGAAGAATCAGTAGAGCCGCCAAGATCCCAATCTGCGGCACAAAGTGCTCCCGCAACAGATACtaatgatgacgacgatgatgatgttaGTAAAATATCTAGTTGCTTGTTGGGTTTAATTGGTCTTCGTATTTGTTGCTAAATAACTTGTTTATTGCAGGATCAAGACAAAAACGATGCAGATGACGGGGATGACGACGAATTCGAGTCCCTGGATCAGCAATTTGAAAATGATCCCGAGGATACAGAGCCAGCAAAAGCAGTAGAGAGTGAGGAGCAGGATCAAGACCAGGCTGATGAGGAGGAGCCCAAGGAAGAGGGCTCCTCTTGGTTGGCATCCCGTAAGTAGCGAAGGATTGAATAGTTGAACGGTTAACGGATCTCGCAGGCTTAGAACCTTAAGAACTGACCGACTGAAATGCTCCACCTTACCAAACTGAAAGAATATGCACAACCACACACTACCAAGAACTTAGAAACCGAAATTGTACAAGAAAGTGCAAAaggcatttgtttgttttctcatACTAAAACCTGACTCATTTACAGTTGCCGTTAAATTTGGCGTTGGCGTTGCACTTGCCTTAGTTTCACGCCTTGTATTGATAAGGAAAAGTCCAAATACAAGTGAGTCTTCAATGCTGATCTGCTCCCCGAATCTCCGCTCTTTGTATTCCGCTCTCTGCTCTTGATCTCTATCAATCATATCCGCCAAGCACGCCAAATGTTATGCTAATCAAATAAACCATACTACGGGGAAACTTTTCAGTAACTATTACTAAGCGCCGCTTTTCGTTCTAACCCACCAAGTTAAGTTGGTTAAATCAGCAAATGACCTCATTGTCTCGTGATATATTCTCGATGTattaacaaaaactaaaacaaactCTGGGCAATGGCCTCTCTTTTTGGTTTCAACAATGAGAATCCATGGGCCCAGTCCAAATTTTGCACTTTCTTCAGTTAGCttattttgattatgattttatattatttctttaatcTGATTGTAGTCACAGCTTTGTTCCAATTATTATTCCAccaatgtatgtatgtacggaAATTGTTGAATGGCTTTGTTCTTGCTCGATTAACAATCTCTTAACTCGAATAACGTTCGAATCTTCCGTGGTGAATGCTTAGCTGAGGATGAGCCCGCACCAGAGACTATATTCAGGCGAAGATTGACGATTGCCACTGCTGAGGATCACATACCGGACGATGTGGAGGAGCTGCCCCTTTTGGACGATGGTTGGAGATATGAGTTATTAATTGCAAACTTCGGCTAGCCGAAGTTGCTTCCAAATCATTTGATTGACAAGTGATCTGGAAGCCTATGCTGTATGATATGCCTGGCCAAGACCAGAGTATTAACTTCAGTCATATCCCATTGTCTAAAAAGAATACTCCGAGGaggaaatcgaaatcgaagaGGAGATCGAGGTGGAAATCAGTGACATtgatgaggaggaggaagaagtACGTCACGATAGCGACGACAACGTGGCCTCCATGGCCAGTTATGTGCCCGAGACCTTTGAGCAACTGAGCGCCATGTACAAGTACGCCCAGGAGCCTGCAAAGGATGCCAAACCCAAACCCGAACAGAAAGAAAAGGAGCCGGAAAAGCCAGTAGGTCACAGCGATATCTACGTGGAATACGAAGATGGGGCTATCGAGGATTTCGAGCATGATGGAGATAGCGATGAGGAAATCACCGACGAAGAGGACGAAATCTCCGACGTGGACGACGCCGATCTGATGAACCGGCTGGAGGCCAAATACGGTCGCCTGCCCGTCAAGGAGTTCGAGAGCGATCCGGACTCCGACGACCCCAGCTGGACACGTAATTACTAAACGCACAAATCACCACGTCTGTCGATGACCACCCGACTCCATTCTCCATCCAACATACTTTCGATCGATCACATAAGCTATCGCAATCATAGGCCCAACACTACTTTAAGACACACGACCAAAAACCGATCGCTTTACACATAACAGATCGTAAGTGTTAGCCATAGGATATACAAACCGACACCTCACACAAGGTGGAGCTATCTAGGCCGTAACCGTTCAAAATTTCACACCATTGTTATGCTCAAAATAGTGTTCTAATTCATATTCTTAATTTCTAAATAGAAATAAAGCCGAaagaagctgcagctgctcccgCAGAGAAAGAGGATCCTTTCGAGCAAGAGTTGCGCAAGGCGAACGAGGAGATGATTAGGGAGGTATGTCGCAACCAAAGGTGTCTCCTTCACCTGGATTAACCCGTGAACTATATATCTTCGATATATCTCTAGCTCAACAATCACTAAAGAACatcacaacaaaaaaaaacacaatctCATTTCAAAGCTTTAGTTTATGTTTGCTTGTCAAGTTCATTAGATCATATAACAGCTTAGTTATGTAAGAACAACAAATGATAATTAATCAAATCATAGGATTTAACCCTATTCATGTATTTATAGAAACGCTCTTATCAGGAGACGCATATTGTTGGGATGAACCCACGACCAGTTACTCCAAAAACTACACACCCACTTGGAGGAAACTTTGGTCGCGGGCTCATCCTTGGATCTCCTGTCAACTGCGTTTCAATTCTTGAGAGAATGATTTTATACTAATTGCATGCTTTCGTACTTTGTCTAaccctttttttgtgttttggctGGCGAATCGCGAACTAATATCCACCCCAAAGAACTATGCCCAAGCCCTGCGATCCTTTAACACGCTCACCACCAACTTTGCCCACGAGCCATCGGCCCATTTGGGAAGAGCCCGACTTCTGGAACTTCTGGCCAAGAAGGAGCGCAGCAATCAGCGCCTCTGGGAAGCCATCGATGCTTACAAAAGATATTTGGCCTTTGGCGAGCTTATAGCCAGCAATCTGGAATTTAAAACCGCCGGCGAAAGCTGCATAGAGAATTTGAGATTTTTGGGTAagttaaacatatattttaatctgTTTCGCTTTCTACATTGCCTATTGAATTCCAGGTCACCACCGACAGGCAACTACCATCCACGAGCTGCTCATCAAACGTTTGCCTGAGGATCCACGGCTTCGTAACCAACTCTCACTCACCTATCTTATGGTAAACAAGTAGGTAAGACAGGCTACTTTGAGTTAGAAATACTTTATGATTGTCTCCCAGTCTTCAGCAGGTTGAAAAGGTGGCTGTGGAAACCCTGAAACTGTGGCCAACCAATGCAGTGGCCCAACTTCATTATGGACTGGCGCTCAGACAATTCCATGCTGACTACGCCAAGGCGCTGCCCTATCTAAAATATGCCGTGGAGTCTGAAGAGGAGGGCACGCAAGAGGCTTTCTTCTATTTGTCGCTTGGCGAGACTATGCAGCGCCTGTCCATGAAATCAGAAGCTCTGGAGGTATATAGTAAAGGTGTTGCCAAAGGCTTCTTTGCCAGCCTCTATCAGAGATCGCTGTACAATGAGCCCAGGTTGAGAGCACAGCCCTTTTGGCAGCCCAAGGAAACGGGCTATGAAAGGCAGCTGGAGAAGCTAACGCTCAATTGGCGCGCCATTCGTGATGAGGGATTAGCGCTGCTGGGAAGAAGTGGATTCTTCGAGGATGAAGCGGAACTGCTGCGCGACAAGGGAGTGTGGCAGCAGTATGAGCTATATGCCCAGGGTCGTCGGGTGAAGGACAACTGCCGCAGGGCTCCAATCACCTGTAGCCTGCTAGAGGAATTTCCCGAGTCCGCCGGCTGTCGACGTGGCCAAGTGAAGTTTAGTGTTATGCAGGCCAAGACGCATGTGTGGCCGCACTGTGGACCCACCAATTGCCGACTGAGGGCCCACCTCACGCTAGCTGCTCCGGAGCCGGAAAAAACCTCACTCCGCGTGGCGGAGCAGGAAAGGTGAGGGAAAACGAGAAAACCTTTCAAATTTCATTGACTAACCTCATCTGCTTTAGAACCTGGCGTGAGGGAGAACTGTTCATATTCGATGATAGCTTCGAACACGAGGTGTGGCACAACGGAAGCCAGCCACGCCTAGTGCTCATCCTGGATATGTGGCATCCGCAACTGAGTGCCGCCCAGCGCCGCAGTTTAACACCAATTTGACCGGGAATCGCTTAGTTCTATTAATAGTTCCGGTTCCTAGGCCTGcaatttagttaaatttcGCCAAATCGCATCGTTCATTGTTAGTTAAATCGCCATGTTGTATAGACATTGTAATTATACCTCTTAGTCGTAAGTTCGGTTTGAATGCGTGTTTAGGCTATGTAGACGTCAATTCATCTGTGTATCATATACGATTAGCGTTGGCTGGCAGCCTACCCTCGCTTTTCTACGTGACAGAAATAAAACCTTTTAGGATTCGATAattgtggtttttattttatacccaTGATTACCTGAATTTGCAAATATCCCGCTCTCGGTTGAGAGATGCAGTATAAAAGTAAGCTACTGTTTTACCAATGGATATCATAACAAAAATGTTGTTCGCCGGAGTTGGAGTACTATTTTTTGTAGCTGTTGCTGTCGGAGATTCCCTGGATGTGTGCCTGGAGGATATGGGCTGCATGCGAGGCACTGTAATGCCAGGATATCAGAGCGGAGAGTTCGAAGCCTTCATGGGCATTCCCTTTGCCCAGCCGCCAGTTGGACCGCTGCGTCTTAAGGTGGAAAGTTCCTTCCTCTGATACTTTCAGAAGGATTAAGTACATTGAATGCTTTCAGAATCCTGTGCCGAATGAACCCTGGGAGGGAGTACTCGATGCGGGAACGGCGAAGGACAGCTGCGTGCAGAGAAGCTACTTTGCGAAGGAATGGGGTTTGATGGGAGTGGAGGACTGCCTCTATCTGAACGTCTACAGACCGAAGGTAACAAGATTTGCAAGCATCCTTAGATAGTCCtgattggtttggttttatagaATCGGGCTGAGGATAAGTTGCCCGTGATGGTTTATATACATGGAGGTGGTTTCTTTAGCGGCTCTGCCCATCCCATGGCTAGTGGACCAGAGTATCTGATGGATACCGGCAAGGTGGTCATGGTAGCAATGAGCTATCGCCTTGGTCCCTTCGGTAAGTTGTAGGGATTATCCAAAACACCACTCACATCAAGTTCAAATGTTGCAGGTTTTCTAAGCACTGGCGATGAGCACATGCCAGGGAATTTCGGATTCAAGGATCAGCGATTGGCGCTGCAGTGGATACAAAAACACATAGCCACATTTGGAGGAGATCCCAAAAAGGTCACGATCCTTGGTCACAGCGCTGGAGGAATATCTACACACTTGCACATGATTAGTCCCAATTCAAAGGGTTCGTTTTCATGGATGAATTTTGATCGCACATAAGTCATACGCTTGTTTTCAGGACTTTTCCAAAATTCCATGTCCTTGACAGGCACCATGTTTTTGTCGGGCATAAAGACCCTCAAAGATCCCTTAAGTCAGGCAAGGCGTCTGGGCAAGGAATTGGCCATTGATCAAGCGGAGACTCTCAGTACCCAGGATCTGGCGGAAGCGCTACGTAAAGTGTGTCATAAAAAACTCCTTATCAGTGCGGACAGCTTAAAGGTCTGGGATAACATGCCCCACCTTACCAGTCTCCCGGTAGTGGAGGCTCCATCTCCAGACGCCTTCCTGGTCGAGGATCCGCTAGATGCCCATCGGGCAGGTCGCATTCACCAGGTGCCCTGGATCCTAAGCCTAAGTTCGCGAGCTGGAGAAGGTTCCCTGTTCCTAATGCGTGCCTTCATTAATCCCAAGCTAAGGGCCGAGTTCAATGAAAACTTC
This window contains:
- the LOC6734704 gene encoding GTP-binding protein Rit2, which produces MAGDMSIGCAALKRSSKLRSCTSAADTDSMRVPSDHRDNGSLVKPPPVPPQNMRGGLRVYKIVILGDGGVGKSAVTLQFVSHSFLDYHDPTIEDSYQQQAVIDNEAALLDILDTAGQVEFTAMRDQYMRCGEGFIICYSVTDRHSFQEASEYRKLITRVRLSEDIPLVLIANKVDLESQRRVTTEEGRNLANQFGCPFFETSAALRHYIDEAFYTLVREIRRKEMHKALGTDSNSEKIHTGRRSRWWRIRSIFALVFRRRRNLN